A stretch of Vigna angularis cultivar LongXiaoDou No.4 chromosome 4, ASM1680809v1, whole genome shotgun sequence DNA encodes these proteins:
- the LOC108341831 gene encoding uncharacterized protein LOC108341831, whose protein sequence is MARGKWVFSYKKTTLLVCFFNIAVALYVLRSLYASLYIYSGNVSRNVALYNPDQIRKMEESMQIRREFKPVELIKWVKALEGELSSETRAVELSQHLKQNIIDEILQRLRGLNSSGADIAKEREVVENWRKGKLEEVKSALVKGTSNSSIPHEEAGILARALESDWALLCEEIGLWVPAQVANEEHDDKPEGAEEFDEEVLPGRPLSPECHAELHTDYDGSAVRWGLTHHKDSAADCCQACLDHAKHAKEGEKKCNIWVYCPSEFGCHSPDIYQHKHQECWLKFAEKPRLNFKNKYPEWYRNSHPSAPVIVPWASGITSS, encoded by the exons ATGGCGAGAGGGAAGTGGGTCTTTTCTTACAAGAAAACCACTCTCTTAGTTTGCTTCTTCAATATTGCCGTTGCTCTTTACGTTCTTCGCTCTCTTTATGCTTCTCTTTATATCTACTCCGGTAACGTTTCCCGCAACG TTGCTTTGTATAATCCAGATCAGATTCGGAAAATGGAAGAGTCAATGCAAATCCGCAGGGAATTTAAACCCGTGGAGTTAATTAAGTGG GTAAAGGCTCTAGAGGGGGAGCTTTCGAGTGAAACTAGGGCGGTTGAGTTGTCGCAGCATTTGAAACAGAACATAATTGATGAGATCTTGCAGAGACTAAGGGGGTTGAATTCTAGTGGCGCAGATATTGCCAAGGAACGAG AAGTAGTTGAAAATTGGCGCAAGGGAAAACTGGAAGAGGTCAAGTCGGCTCTTGTGAAGGGGACTTCCAATTCATCCATCCCCCATGAAGAAGCTG GTATACTAGCAAGAGCCTTGGAGTCTGATTGGGCTCTGCTTTGTGAAGAAATTGGCCTTTGGGTACCTGCTCAAGTTGCCAATGAAGAACATGATGACAAACCTGAGGGTGCAGAGGAGTTTG ATGAGGAGGTTCTTCCTGGCAGGCCCCTTTCACCCGAGTGCCATGCGGAACTTCATACAGATTATGATGGTTCTGCAGTAAGATGGGGTCTTACACATCACAAGGATAGCGCAGCTGATTGCTGTCAAGCTTGCTTGGATCATGCTAAACATGCCAAAGAAGGTGAAAAGAAATGCAATATCTGGGTTTATTGCCCATCTGAGTTTGGGTGTCATTCTCCAGATATTTACCAGCACAAACATCAGGAATGTTGGCTGAAATTT GCTGAGAAACCTCGactaaattttaagaataagtATCCAGAATGGTATCGAAATTCGCACCCTTCTGCACCAGTGATCGTTCCATGGGCCTCTGGTATTACTAGTTCATGA
- the LOC108342482 gene encoding uncharacterized protein LOC108342482: MSLRCSYLTQRCINFHMGVFYHEEPPNQPKICKYIVATLKEVFSSCQTLGARLSTSSFEDEYPVSDFDEEQEVFISAVISRTMEKQKQKASVLRHSFSWVYSPATKELFVTEAVTPQKKVEGGDKENDEREEFLSVKSCFSRCSSSPSGSVFYSVKTNLSRCSSFNDLHQQSKHWRRSVIEEFCHCEGWPFGLCRRAVLLPPLPKSPSESWLSRKMKPSIKKP, translated from the exons ATGTCTTTGCGGTGCTCCTATCTAACACAACGATGCATAAATTTTCACATGGGTGTGTTCTACCATGAAGAGCCACCAAACCAACCCAAGATATGCAAATACATTGTTGCAACTCTTAAGGAAGTATTTTCCAGTTGCCAAACTTTGGGTGCACGGCTTTCAACTTCAAGTTTTGAGGATGAGTACCCAGTGAGCGATTTTGACGAAGAACAAGAA GTGTTTATCTCAGCAGTGATAAGCCGCACAATGGAGAAACAGAAGCAGAAGGCAAGCGTGTTGAGACACAGCTTTTCCTGGGTATACTCTCCTGCAACGAAAGAACTATTCGTGACAGAGGCAGTGACACCGCAGAAAAAAGTGGAGGGTGGTGATAAAGAAAACGACGAAAGAGAAGAGTTTTTGTCTGTCAAAAGTTGTTTCTCACGCTGTTCGAGTTCTCCCAGTGGGTCAGTATTCTATTCTGTTAAGACAAACCTTTCACGATGTTCAAGCTTCAACGACCTTCACCAGCAGTCCAAGCATTGGAGACGTTCAGTGATTGAGGAGTTTTGTCACTGCGAGGGATGGCCCTTTGGTCTGTGCCGCAGAGCCGTGTTGCTTCCACCACTGCCCAAGTCACCTTCTGAGTCATGGTTATCGCGTAAGATGAAACCAAGTATTAAGAAACCATGA
- the LOC108341277 gene encoding probable carboxylesterase 2: MEISVEVPPYLRVHKDGTVERMAGIQVVPAGFDPNTNVVSKDIIVIPEAAVTARLYRPNFTPQNTKLPLVIYFHGGAFCISSPSDPVYHNSLNKLVAESNVVALSLNYRLAPEHPLPTAYQDSWAAIQWVASQAKAPEDWFRDNVDFERVFLAGDSAGANIGHYMALKLNNVSKNDFDLKIKGLVMVNPYFWGKEAIGIEITDPERKKMVDVWWDFVCPSDKGNDDPLINPFVEEAPSVEGVACEKVLVIVAEKDILRERGKLYHKMLTNSGWKGKAEFYETLGEDHVFHIFNPDCDKAQSLIKRIADFINEQTVN, translated from the coding sequence ATGGAAATCTCAGTGGAAGTTCCTCCGTACCTTCGAGTGCACAAAGATGGCACCGTTGAGCGAATGGCCGGTATCCAAGTTGTTCCCGCGGGTTTCGATCCCAACACCAACGTTGTCTCCAAAGACATTATCGTCATCCCCGAAGCTGCCGTCACAGCCAGGCTCTACCGTCCCAATTTCACACCCCAAAACACCAAGCTCCCGTTAGTTATCTACTTCCACGGCGGCGCCTTCTGCATCTCTTCTCCCTCCGACCCTGTCTACCACAACTCACTCAACAAACTCGTTGCAGAGTCCAACGTTGTCGCTCTCTCCCTCAACTATCGCCTCGCTCCAGAACACCCTCTTCCAACGGCGTATCAAGACTCTTGGGCCGCGATCCAATGGGTCGCTTCTCAGGCTAAAGCCCCGGAAGATTGGTTCAGGGATAACGTTGACTTTGAGAGAGTATTCTTGGCAGGGGACAGCGCAGGTGCCAACATAGGACACTACATGGCCCTGAAGTTGAACAATGTttcaaaaaatgattttgatttgaAGATCAAGGGTCTTGTCATGGTGAATCCTTACTTCTGGGGAAAAGAAGCAATTGGGATAGAGATCACTGATccagagaggaagaagatggtggATGTATGGTGGGATTTTGTTTGTCCTTCGGATAAAGGGAACGATGATCCCCTGATTAACCCGTTTGTGGAGGAGGCTCCGAGTGTTGAAGGGGTGGCTTGCGAGAAGGTGCTTGTGATTGTTGCAGAGAAAGACATTCTGAGGGAAAGGGGGAAACTGTATCACAAAATGTTGACTAACAGTGGTTGGAAAGGAAAAGCTGAGTTCTATGAGACTCTTGGGGAGGATCACGTGTTTCACATCTTCAACCCCGATTGTGACAAAGCCCAGAGTTTGATTAAACGTATAGCTGATTTCATCAATGAACAAACAGTGAATTGA
- the LOC108342679 gene encoding patatin-like protein 2, translated as MERSKSSLLQIQPPTYGNLVTILSIDGGGIRGIIPATILAFLEAQLQELDGEDARLADYFDVIAGTSTGGLVTAMLTAPNDRQRPLFAAKDIRPFYLDHLPKIFPQRSGIWGWIEKMVRSLGGPKYDGKYLREVVREKLGKTRLHETLTNIVIPTFDIKSLQPIIFSSYQIKMSPYLDAPLSDICISTSAAPTYLPAHSFKNKGSEGNVHEFNLIDGGVCANNPSLVAMNQLTKQIINDNPDFFSIKPMEYGRFLIISLGTGTPKNEHKFNAKIAAKWGLLDWLTNSGSSPLIDVLTHSSGDMVDFHLATVTQALNSEKNYLRIQDDTLTGTDASTDIATKKNMEKLSQIGERLLKKPVSQINLETGLFEPLGDGETNEDALRRLAKMLSEERSFRELKSPLTNKSLQ; from the exons ATGGAGAGATCAAAGTCATCCCTTCTACAGATTCAGCCTCCAACCTATGGAAACTTAGTCACAATTCTCAGCATCGATGGTGGTGGCATTAGGGGCATTATCCCCGCAACTATTCTTGCTTTCCTTGAAGCACAACTTCAG GAATTGGACGGTGAGGATGCAAGGCTTGCAGACTATTTTGATGTGATTGCAGGAACAAGCACAGGTGGTCTTGTAACCGCCATGTTAACTGCTCCAAATGATCGTCAGCGTCCTTTATTTGCTGCCAAGGATATCAGGCCCTTTTACTTGGATCACCTTCCAAAGATTTTCCCACAACGCAG TGGCATATGGGGATGGATAGAAAAGATGGTGAGATCATTAGGAGGACCAAAATACGATGGAAAATACCTTCGAGAAGTGGTGAGAGAGAAGCTAGGGAAGACACGTTTGCATGAAACGCTGACCAATATTGTGATTCCCACCTTCGACATCAAGTCACTGCAGCCAATCATTTTCTCCTCGTACCAAATCAAGATGTCTCCTTATTTGGATGCTCCACTATCGGACATATGCATCAGCACTTCTGCCGCACCAACTTATCTTCCAGCCCACAGCTTCAAGAACAAAGGTTCAGAAGGGAACGTGCACGAATTCAACCTTATTGATGGTGGCGTTTGTGCTAATAATCCG AGCTTAGTAGCCATGAACCAGTTAACCAAGCAGATCATTAATGACAATCCTGACTTCTTCTCCATCAAGCCAATGGAATATGGTCGTTTCCTGATAATCTCTCTGGGCACCGGGACTCCCAAGAATGAACACAAATTCAATGCTAAAATAGCAGCAAAATGGGGTCTACTCGATTGGTTAACTAACAGTGGTTCATCTCCCTTGATCGATGTTTTAACTCACTCCAGTGGAGATATGGTTGATTTCCATCTTGCTACTGTCACCCAGGCTCTTAATTCAGAAAAAAATTACCTTCGTATACAG GATGATACATTGACTGGTACAGATGCTTCAACTGATATTGCCAcgaaaaaaaatatggaaaaacTTAGCCAAATTGGTGAGAGGTTGTTGAAGAAACCAGTATCTCAGATCAATTTGGAGACTGGTCTGTTTGAACCGTTGGGAGATGGGGAGACCAACGAAGATGCTCTCAGAAG GTTAGCGAAAATGCTTTCAGAAGAGAGAAGTTTCCGAGAATTGAAATCCCCTCTCACTAACAAGTCCCTACAATAG